From the genome of Methylocystis bryophila, one region includes:
- a CDS encoding DUF7146 domain-containing protein produces the protein MAHHDASELAHRLARDAEAVCRHYLSAGRREGRYWLVGDVRNTPGRSMFVRLKESVKGPAGKWTDAATGEHGDLLDVIRESCGLVDFKDVADEARTFLSLPHPEPEPDRPRWRTPSAPTGSPEAARRLFAMSQPISRTLVETYLRNRGITVLHGTGALRFHPRCYYRFDDHSPTETWPAMIASVTDLAGHSTGAHRTWLDPGGFTEAMLGKAPIDTPRRAMGDLLGHAVRFGVVGAVMAAGEGIETMLSLRCVLPTMPMVAALSAAHLSAILFPDTLRRLYIARDDDPAGDGAMATLIDRAQEAGIEAIVISPRLGDFNEDLRLLGIDALRAASRVQIAVQDVARFMELAA, from the coding sequence ATGGCACACCACGACGCGTCCGAACTGGCACACCGTCTCGCGCGCGACGCCGAGGCGGTGTGCCGCCACTACCTCTCGGCGGGACGGCGGGAGGGCCGCTACTGGCTGGTGGGCGACGTTCGCAACACGCCGGGCCGCTCGATGTTCGTGCGCCTCAAAGAGTCGGTCAAAGGGCCGGCCGGCAAATGGACCGACGCCGCGACCGGCGAGCATGGCGATCTGCTCGACGTGATCCGGGAAAGCTGCGGCCTGGTCGACTTCAAAGACGTCGCCGATGAGGCTCGGACCTTCCTCAGCCTGCCGCACCCTGAGCCTGAGCCGGATCGTCCCCGATGGCGAACGCCCAGCGCTCCAACCGGATCACCGGAGGCAGCACGGCGGCTGTTCGCCATGTCGCAGCCGATTTCTCGTACTCTCGTAGAAACGTATCTCCGCAATCGCGGCATTACGGTTTTGCACGGAACCGGAGCGCTCCGCTTCCATCCGCGCTGCTACTATCGGTTTGACGACCACAGCCCGACCGAGACCTGGCCGGCGATGATCGCTTCCGTCACCGATCTCGCGGGACATTCGACCGGGGCGCATCGCACCTGGCTCGATCCCGGCGGCTTTACCGAGGCGATGCTCGGCAAGGCGCCGATCGACACGCCGCGGCGGGCGATGGGCGACCTTCTCGGTCATGCTGTTCGATTTGGCGTAGTGGGCGCAGTCATGGCGGCCGGCGAGGGCATCGAGACGATGCTGTCGCTCAGATGCGTCTTGCCGACCATGCCGATGGTCGCAGCCCTCTCGGCGGCGCATCTCTCCGCCATCCTGTTCCCGGACACGCTGCGGCGACTCTACATCGCCCGCGACGACGATCCCGCCGGCGACGGCGCAATGGCTACATTGATCGACCGGGCGCAGGAGGCGGGGATCGAGGCGATCGTGATCTCGCCACGGCTCGGCGACTTCAACGAGGATCTCCGCCTGCTTGGGATCGACGCGCTTCGGGCCGCAAGCCGGGTGCAGATCGCGGTGCAGGACGTCGCCCGCTTCATGGAGCTGGCGGCCTAG
- a CDS encoding DUF2493 domain-containing protein, which produces MTTDHDDDFEPHHSSSSTDEVLHELQLYGYRPFQDEPDPRPLPKANILVGSISDIFDALVVALSDTRLEPDLEDLLWSTVNVFHRAIERIERELDDNELAQQRSQREQDGSEVKSVELERLTAEGQTLIERRNAFELMRDQAADQFEHHTHSAWRPRNGSKVNHRNLTSAMIDSRDFLSAKKRADNQVLLPAGPKVALTGGLDFNDHRLIWAKLDQVHAKHPDMVLLHGGSPKGAELIAAKWADNRKVPQIAFKPDWTKHAKAAPFRRNDALLETLPIGVLHFPGTGIQDNLADKAKKLGIPVWKFGGA; this is translated from the coding sequence ATGACCACCGACCACGACGACGATTTCGAGCCGCACCACAGCTCATCCTCGACCGATGAGGTCCTCCACGAACTCCAGCTCTATGGCTACCGTCCCTTCCAGGACGAACCTGATCCCAGGCCACTTCCCAAAGCGAACATCCTCGTCGGCAGCATCTCCGACATCTTCGACGCCCTCGTCGTGGCGCTTTCAGACACCCGCCTCGAACCCGACCTCGAGGACCTGCTCTGGTCGACGGTGAACGTCTTCCACCGCGCCATCGAACGGATCGAGCGCGAACTCGACGACAACGAGCTGGCCCAGCAGCGCTCGCAACGGGAACAGGACGGCAGCGAGGTCAAATCCGTCGAGCTGGAACGCTTGACGGCGGAAGGCCAGACGCTGATCGAACGCCGCAACGCCTTCGAGCTGATGCGCGACCAGGCCGCCGACCAGTTCGAGCATCACACCCATTCAGCCTGGCGGCCGCGCAACGGCTCAAAGGTCAACCATCGCAACCTAACCTCGGCGATGATCGACAGCCGGGATTTCCTCAGCGCCAAGAAGCGCGCGGACAACCAGGTGCTCCTCCCCGCGGGACCGAAGGTGGCGTTGACGGGCGGGCTCGACTTCAACGATCACCGGCTGATCTGGGCCAAGCTCGATCAAGTCCACGCCAAGCATCCCGACATGGTGCTGTTGCACGGCGGCTCGCCCAAGGGCGCCGAGCTGATCGCCGCCAAATGGGCCGACAATCGCAAAGTTCCGCAGATCGCCTTCAAGCCCGACTGGACGAAACACGCCAAGGCCGCACCGTTCAGACGCAACGACGCACTGCTGGAAACCCTGCCGATCGGCGTCCTGCACTTCCCGGGCACCGGCATCCAGGATAACCTCGCGGACAAGGCCAAGAAGCTCGGCATCCCGGTCTGGAAGTTTGGCGGCGCGTGA
- a CDS encoding DUF736 domain-containing protein, producing MATIGTFKKSGNEFTGAIVTLSVQAKNVRIVPETTRSGDNSPSHRVYVGRVEIGAAWAKRSNEGRDYLGLKLDDPSFTAPIFANLFNDEDGEGYSLIWSRPNGRRSD from the coding sequence ATGGCGACCATCGGCACCTTCAAGAAGTCCGGCAACGAATTCACCGGCGCGATCGTCACCCTCTCGGTCCAGGCCAAGAACGTCCGGATCGTCCCCGAAACCACCCGCTCCGGCGACAACAGCCCCAGCCACCGCGTCTATGTCGGCCGGGTCGAGATCGGCGCCGCCTGGGCCAAGCGCTCCAACGAGGGCCGCGACTATCTGGGCCTCAAGCTCGACGATCCGAGCTTCACCGCCCCGATCTTCGCCAACCTCTTCAACGACGAGGACGGCGAGGGCTACAGCCTGATCTGGTCCCGCCCCAACGGCCGCCGGAGCGACTGA
- a CDS encoding helix-turn-helix domain-containing protein has protein sequence MDLKEVVAVNLRRLRHAKGMTQEELAERAGLSARYLGGIERADVSASVTVLGRIAEALEVEATELVLAAFSKARKKAPAEP, from the coding sequence ATGGATCTCAAGGAGGTCGTGGCGGTCAATCTGCGTCGGTTGCGTCATGCGAAAGGGATGACGCAGGAGGAGTTGGCTGAGAGGGCCGGGTTGAGCGCCCGCTACCTCGGAGGGATCGAGCGCGCCGACGTCTCGGCCAGCGTCACCGTGCTCGGCCGGATCGCGGAGGCGCTTGAGGTCGAGGCGACGGAACTGGTGCTCGCCGCATTCTCGAAGGCCCGCAAAAAGGCGCCGGCGGAGCCTTAG
- a CDS encoding DNA -binding domain-containing protein yields MTQAPFQDRPPHTDRVNAYDEQHLAIYLRLLMADEEGADWREVVQVIFGLNPAQEPARAKTVHDSHLARARWMTETGYRHLLEHRMQ; encoded by the coding sequence ATGACCCAGGCGCCTTTCCAGGACCGGCCGCCGCACACCGACCGCGTGAACGCCTATGACGAGCAGCATCTCGCGATCTATCTTCGATTGCTGATGGCCGACGAAGAGGGCGCTGACTGGCGCGAAGTCGTCCAGGTGATCTTCGGCCTCAATCCGGCCCAAGAGCCCGCCCGTGCCAAAACGGTCCATGACAGCCATCTGGCGCGGGCGCGCTGGATGACTGAGACGGGTTATCGGCACTTGCTTGAACACCGGATGCAGTGA
- a CDS encoding transcriptional regulator domain-containing protein: protein MPTEYWRSPETIDRLNRLERPGFAVEFLRRNTHYRRDFAHTQRQIARASVDAETAGVSLARRWGLRFRP from the coding sequence ATGCCCACGGAGTATTGGCGCTCGCCGGAGACGATTGATCGCCTGAACCGCCTCGAACGCCCCGGCTTCGCCGTCGAATTCCTGCGCCGCAACACCCATTACCGCCGCGACTTCGCCCACACACAACGCCAGATCGCACGCGCCTCCGTCGATGCCGAGACCGCCGGCGTCAGTCTCGCTCGACGATGGGGGTTACGTTTTCGCCCATGA
- a CDS encoding DUF2285 domain-containing protein, with the protein MWLPEVSPATLILELAPSGFEAASSFDPRAFGPALVERTDADGRELVIVDGSGELHIRVQDDQATQRPAVLLPLDSMFELRIDVALRFARRLSGRRINFLPAALRLTSFQKRRLIQLLHAFDVHDAGGGPRDVAAEVLTSDHAQLPSVEWKDSHARRKANRLIHDSITLVERGYLKLLRGL; encoded by the coding sequence ATGTGGCTACCGGAAGTCTCGCCGGCCACGCTGATTCTGGAACTGGCGCCATCCGGGTTCGAGGCCGCTTCATCCTTCGATCCCCGCGCCTTCGGTCCGGCGCTCGTCGAGCGGACAGACGCCGATGGACGGGAGCTGGTGATCGTCGACGGATCGGGCGAACTCCATATCCGCGTGCAGGACGACCAGGCCACGCAACGACCGGCCGTGCTTCTCCCGCTCGACAGCATGTTCGAGTTGCGGATCGACGTCGCGCTACGCTTCGCCCGCCGCCTCAGCGGCCGGCGCATCAACTTTCTCCCGGCCGCCCTGCGGCTCACGTCCTTCCAGAAACGGCGACTGATCCAGCTGCTCCACGCCTTCGACGTTCACGATGCCGGCGGTGGCCCGCGCGACGTCGCGGCGGAAGTGCTCACCTCCGACCACGCCCAGCTTCCCTCGGTCGAGTGGAAGGATTCGCACGCGCGCCGCAAGGCCAACCGCCTCATCCACGATTCGATCACCCTGGTCGAAAGGGGCTACCTTAAGCTCCTGCGCGGTCTCTGA
- a CDS encoding helix-turn-helix transcriptional regulator, translating to MLDRSAQLATRYVRTHEAARILGISPRTLEKYRCHGSGPTFRKLGGRVVYAIADLEAWADRAACSSTSDPRYVEARAAGHAHR from the coding sequence ATGCTCGACAGGTCCGCGCAGCTCGCCACCCGCTACGTCAGAACCCATGAAGCGGCGCGCATCCTCGGCATCTCGCCGCGCACGCTGGAGAAATACCGCTGCCACGGCAGCGGGCCGACCTTCCGCAAGCTCGGCGGTCGCGTCGTCTACGCGATCGCCGACCTCGAAGCCTGGGCCGACCGGGCCGCGTGCAGCTCGACGTCCGATCCTCGATACGTCGAGGCCCGCGCCGCCGGCCACGCGCATCGCTGA